Proteins encoded within one genomic window of Mycolicibacterium aubagnense:
- a CDS encoding conjugal transfer protein — MPNLVLTLRKLTDLSQWKPKARERALLFAMISGPLSLVMVLGAVVLLVSILARLPKPVNTYAAITEVTRVQNFARNSLLLWLGGTTSSENPLVARSSAALAITLSQVPFEVRSIDPTDIERWQGKDAVEWRATSAVTLVVPGADSAQINRYAVTVLDHGGNYQLLTWPSIVNADTTTFKVASKYTTPVDKSGPLGQSMNRFVTAYLTSTGTATSLGQYVSAKFTGSAIVNSPYSTATIEEIKAAADSPATNNASPGSQVSVLVRVKAAASDKTWSVMDLTLRVSLGSNKVWLVDGIDAPIGWGSISGT, encoded by the coding sequence ATGCCGAACCTGGTTCTGACCTTGCGCAAGCTCACTGACTTGTCGCAGTGGAAACCGAAGGCGCGCGAACGAGCGCTGCTGTTTGCAATGATCAGCGGCCCGCTGTCGCTGGTGATGGTCCTGGGCGCGGTAGTGCTGCTGGTGAGCATTTTGGCGCGGCTACCCAAGCCGGTTAACACCTACGCAGCGATCACCGAGGTCACCCGCGTGCAGAACTTCGCTAGAAACAGCTTGCTGCTCTGGCTCGGCGGGACCACGTCGTCGGAGAACCCGTTGGTGGCGCGATCTTCGGCGGCTCTAGCGATCACGTTGTCCCAGGTCCCATTTGAGGTTCGGTCGATCGACCCGACAGATATCGAGCGCTGGCAGGGCAAGGACGCCGTGGAGTGGCGCGCAACGTCCGCGGTAACGCTGGTGGTGCCCGGAGCGGATTCGGCACAGATCAATCGCTACGCAGTGACGGTGCTCGACCACGGCGGCAACTACCAGCTGCTGACATGGCCCTCGATCGTCAATGCCGACACCACGACGTTCAAGGTGGCCAGCAAATACACAACCCCCGTCGACAAGAGCGGGCCACTCGGCCAGTCAATGAATCGATTCGTCACGGCCTACCTCACTTCGACAGGAACGGCGACGTCGCTCGGTCAGTACGTATCTGCAAAATTCACAGGATCGGCGATCGTCAACAGCCCGTATTCCACGGCCACGATCGAAGAGATCAAGGCCGCCGCGGATTCACCAGCGACAAACAACGCCAGTCCGGGATCCCAGGTGAGTGTTCTCGTGCGGGTGAAAGCAGCGGCTTCGGACAAGACCTGGTCGGTCATGGATCTCACGCTGCGCGTCTCATTGGGCTCCAACAAGGTCTGGCTGGTGGACGGCATCGACGCGCCGATTGGCTGGGGGTCGATCTCGGGGACGTGA